One window of Nymphaea colorata isolate Beijing-Zhang1983 chromosome 11, ASM883128v2, whole genome shotgun sequence genomic DNA carries:
- the LOC116264608 gene encoding auxin-responsive protein SAUR78-like encodes MAKGGTIWKLKFMIKKWRGLSKIGRSKSSSSVDSKLPPSDDGWCLDADTGEVPVGYQAVYVGKSRRRYVIRSDHVNHPLVRELVDKSEGSDTVVVGCEVVLFEHLLWMLENADPQQESIDELVGFYAC; translated from the coding sequence ATGGCGAAGGGAGGCACCATATGGAAGCTCAAGTTCATGATCAAGAAGTGGCGCGGCCTGAGCAAAATTGGTCGGTCAAAGTCAAGCTCAAGCGTTGACTCAAAGCTACCGCCGTCGGACGACGGCTGGTGCTTGGACGCCGATACTGGTGAGGTCCCAGTTGGCTACCAGGCCGTCTACGTCGGGAAATCGCGCCGGCGCTACGTCATCAGGTCGGACCATGTGAACCACCCCCTTGTCCGCGAGCTCGTCGACAAGTCAGAGGGCTCGGACACAGTGGTCGTAGGCTGCGAAGTGGTCCTCTTCGAGCACCTGCTCTGGATGCTAGAGAACGCTGACCCCCAGCAAGAGTCCATAGACGAGCTTGTCGGATTCTACGCATGCTGA